The Lysobacter luteus genome contains the following window.
CCCACAGGTTGAGCATCTCAACCATTGCCGAGAAGCCCATCGCGCCGTAGATGTAGCCCTTCGGGATGTGCAGGCCGAAGCCGTCGGCGACCAGGTACGCGCCGATCAGCACGATGAAGGCCAGCGCCAGCATCTTGATGGTCGGGTTGCGCTCGATGAACTTGCCCAGCGGGGTCGCCGCCAGCAGCATCACGGCGACCGCCAGCAGGATCGCGCAGACCATGATCCACGTCTGGTTGGCCATGCCGACCGCGGCGATCACCGAGTCGAGCGAGAACACGATGTCGATTACCGCGATCTGCGCGATGACCATCCAGAACGACGTCACCGGGCGGGTGTGGATGTCCTCGGCCTCGGCTTCGCCAATGATCGCGTCCTTGATCTCCATCGAGCCCTTCACCAGCAGGAAGGCGCCGCCGAGGATCAGCACCAGGTCGCGCACCGAGATGCCCTGGCCGAACAGCTGGAACAGGTCGCTGGTCAGGCCGGCCAGCCACGCCAGCGTCAGCAGCAGCGCGATGCGCGTGATGCAGGCCACGGCGATGCCGAACTTGCGGGCCACCTCGCGCCGATGCGGCGGCAGCTTGCTGACCGCGATCGAGATGAAGACCAGGTTGTCGATGCCGAGCACGATCTCGATCGCGCTCAGGGTGACGAGGGTGATCCAGACTTCCGGATCCATCAGCATTTCAATCACGGGCGTTTCCCAGCAGGAGCAGTCAGAGCAGGCGGGGGACGAGCAGCAGCCCCCAGGTCAGCAACACGTTCAACATCAGCACGAACACCGCGGCGGAGCCCATGTCCTTGGCCCGGCCGGCGAGCTCGTGGAACTCGGGGCCATACCGTTCGATCAGTGCCTCGATCGAGGAATTGAGCAGCTCGACGCTCAGCACCATCAGCATCGAACCGATCATCAGCACCCGCTCCACCGGCGTCTCGCCCAGCCAGCAGGCCAGCGGGGCGAGCAGGACGAACAGGTAGACCTCGAGCCGGAACGACGATTCGTGGAGCCACGCCGCCGCCAGTCCCTGGATCGACCACTTCGCCGCCTTCAGCATCCGCGCGGGGCCGCGCGGCAGGTGCCCGACCTGGTCGGCCATCAGGCGCGCGCTCCGCAGCCACGCCCGGCGCCTGGCGCCGGGCGACCGTGATCGGACCTTGGATCAACGCGAATCGACATCGGTCTGGCCAGCGGCGGTCGGGGCGGAACGGACCCCGGATTTTGCCACAACCCCGCCAGCGCGTCCTTCGCGCGGAGATAGCGTATGCAGGTCTAGCGTTCTCGGTCCGGCGCGGGGGATTCTGCGTCATCACCAACCAGGGAGGCGTCACCATGGCCGTCAGCACCATTCCCGAGGGGTACCACACTGTCACCCCCTATCTCATCGTCGACGATGCCAGCGCGGCCATCGACTTCTACCAGCGTGCGTTCGGCGCGCACGAGCTGTTCCGGTTGCCGATGAAGGACGCTTCCGGCCGTGATCGCGTCGGCCACGCGGAGATCCGGATCGGCGACTGCAACCTGATGCTATCGGACGAATGGCCGGACATGCAGGCGCTCGGCCCGACCGCCCGCGGCGGCACCACGGTCAGCTTCATGGTCTATGGCGACGACGTGGACCGGGCCTACCAGCAGGCGCTGGACGCCGGCGCCACGGCCGAGCGGCCGGTCAAGGACGAGTTCTGGGGTGACCGGATGGGCTCGGTGATCGACCCCTATGGCCACAAGTGGACGCTGGCCACCCACATCGAGGACGTGCCGCCGGAGGAGATGGAGAAGCGGATGAAGGCCTGGAGCGAGCAGCAGCAGGGCGGTTGAGCGCCAGGCCGGTCCTCGCTAGTCCTCGAAGATCGCCACGCCGCGGCTGCCGTCCGGACGGATCCACGCGCGGTACATCGTTCCGCTGTTGAAGGGCATGGCGATGTTGCCGTCCACGTCCAGCGCGATCGCGCCGCCATCGCCGCCCGCCGCGGTGACGACGCGGTTGACCACCTCCTCGGCGGCATCCACCAGCGCGTCGCCGCGATAGGCGACGCGCGCGCAGATGTCGTGGGCGACTGCGTTGCGGATGTAGAACTCGCCCCAGCCGGTGCCCGACACGCCACAGCGCGCGTCGGCCCAGGTGCCGGCGCCGATCACCGGCGAATCGCCGATGCGGCCCCACTTCTTGTTGGTCATGCCACCGGTGCTGGTCGCCGCGGCGATGTGGCCGTGGCGGTCGAGCGCGACCGCGCCAACCGTGCCGAAATACTGGCCATGCGGCGCTTCGCCGACGGCGGCCTGCCGCTGCGCCTGCTCGAGCGCGCGGCGGCGGCGGTCGGTGTCGAACCAGTCGTTGGGCACCCGCTCGATCTCGGGGCGGGAATCGGCGAACGCTTCCGCGCCGTCACCGGCGAGCATCACATGCGGGGAGTGCTCCATCACCGTGCGCGCAAGGGTGATCGGGCTGCGCACGGTGGTCACGCCGGCGACGGCGCCGGCGCGGCGGGTATGGCCTTCCATGATCGATGCGTCGAGTTCGTGCCCGCCCTGGGCGTTGAACACCGCGCCCTTGCCGGCGTTGAAGCGCGGCGACTCCTCAAGCACGACCACCGCGGCCTGCACCGCATCCAGCGCGGTGCCACCCGCGGCAAGGATGCTATGGCCCGCCTCCAGCGCGCGTTCGAGGTCGGCGCGGGCGGCGGCTTCGTCCTCGGCGGACAGCGACGCGCGCGCCACGTAGCCGGCGCCGCCGTGGATCACCAGCGCGGTCTTCGGCTGCGCGGCGTCCTGCGGCGGGTCGGCGGGGGCATCGGCGGACTGGGCGTGGGTATTCATCGCGATGGCAAGCAGGGACAGCAGCAGCAACGAGCGCATGGGCGGAGTATCCACGTGACCTGCGGTCGAGGATAACGCGCCGCCACGCCCGGCATCACTGCTGGCGCAGCGCCTCGATCGGGTCCAGCAGCGAGGCCTTGCGCGCCGGGTAGTAGCCGAAGAACAGCCCGGTCGCGATCGAGAAACCGGCCGCCAACCCGACCACCTGCGCGTTCAGCACCACCGGCAGCGAGCCGAATCGGCCGACCAGCAGCGCGCCGGCCACGCCGATCGCGATGCCGAGCACGCCGCCGATCAGCGAGATCAGCATCGCCTCGGCGAGGAACTGCCGGCGGATGTCCGATGGCCCCGCACCGACCGCCATGCGCAGGCCGATCTCGCGGATCCGCTCGGTCACCGACACCAGCATGATGTTCATGATCCCGATGCCGCCGACGACCAGCGAGATGGTTGCGACCGCCGCCAGCAGCAGCGACATCAGGCGGGTGGTCTGGGTGCGCGTGGCGACGATCTCGGCGATGTTGCGGACGCGGAAGTCATCGTCGGCGCCGGGCTTGATGTCATGGCGCTGGCGCAGCAGCGATTCGATCTCGCCCTGGACCCAGCCCAGGTCGTCGGCCTTGGCGACGCCGACCGCGATTTCCTGCACCGCGCCGGGCGGCAGCGCCATCGCCCCCATCAGGCGCCGGCGGGCGGTTTCCAGCGGCACCAGGATCACGTCGTCCTGGTCCTGGCCGAAGCCCCCCTGCCCCTTGGGCGCGAGCACGCCGACCACGGTGAACGGCACCCGCCCCACCCGGATCGATTGACCGATCGCATCCTCGTCGCCAAACAGCGACCGGCGCACGGTCTCGCCGAGGATCACCGACTTGCTGCTGCCGCCGTAGTCGCCCCCGTCGAACTCCGCGCCCGCGTCCAGGCTCCAGCTCTCGAGCGCGAAGTAGTCCGGCTGCACGCCGTACCAGGTCGCCGACCAGTTGTTCTCGGCGTACACCAGTTGCGCCGAACCGCGCAGGGTGGCGGCGACGTACTGCACCTCCGGGATCTCCTCGCGGATCGCCTCGGCGTCGTCCTCGGTGATGGTGTAGAAGCTGGACGCGCTCATCCGTACGCCGCCCGGACCGCGCCCGGCATTGGAGCCGATGTCGAGGCGGTTGGAGCCCAGGCCCGACACCAGCTTGTCGATCTCCGACTGGGTGCCCTGCCCGACCGAGACCATGACGATGACCGCGGCGATGCCGATGATGACGCCCAGCGAGGTCAGCGCGCTGCGCATCCAGTTGCCGCGCAGGGCGAAGATCGCGGTACGCAGGACTTCCACGAAATCCATCAGGCGGCTCCCGTCGTGGGGGGCTGCTCGTGCAGCTCGCCATCGCGCATCACGAAGGTGCGGCCGGCATGCGCGGCCACCTCGGCATCGTGGGTGATCAGCACGATGGTGTGGCCCTCCGACTGCAGTCGCTTGAACAGCGACAGGATCTCCTCGCCGGTATGGCTGTCGAGCGCGCCGGTGGGCTCGTCGGCCAGCAGGATCGGTGGCTGGTTGATCAGCGCCCGCGCGATCGCCACGCGTTGCTGCTGGCCACCGGACAGTTCGCTCGGCCGGTGCGACTCGCGACGCGCCAGGCCGACCGCGGCCAGTGCCTCGTGCCCGCGCTGCTGCCGCTCCTCCCGTGGCACGTTGGCGTAACCCATCGGCATCAGCACGTTCTCCAGCGCCGTCATGCGCGGCAGCAGGTTGAAGCCCTGGAACACGAAGCCGATCTTGTCGCGGCGTAGCGCGGCGCGCGCCTCGGCGTCGAGGGTGGCGACGTCGATGCCGTCGCACAGGTAGCGGCCCGCCGTGGGGGTATCCAGGCAGCCGATCAGGTTCATGAGGGTCGACTTGCCCGAGCCCGACGGCCCCATGATCGCGACGAACTCGCCGCGCCGGATCCGCAGGTCGACCCCGTGCAGGGCGACCACCTCGGCCTCGGTGCCGGGCGCGTAGACCTTGGCCAGACCGTGGGTCTCGATGACCGCGTCGGCCATGTCCGGCGCGCTCATCTGGCGCCCGGGCGCTCGGTGCCGACGATGGCGGCGTCGCCCTCGGCGACCGCACCGGACACCTCGGTGAAGGAGCCGTCGCTCGCTCCGACGCGCACCGTCACCAGCTTTGGCGCGCCGTCGACCAGCAGGTACAGCGGCGCGCGGCGGGCCGCGGCGAGCGCCGCCAGCTCGCGGTCCCACGTGGCCTGCTGGGTCTCCGACAGGGTCGCCCGGAAGGCGGCGAACTGCTGGGCCAGGCGCTCCTGCATGCGCTGTCGCATCGCGTTGCCGTCCGGTGCGTCGCGGTTGCCTCCCGCGCCGCCGCGTCCGCCGAACATCGACGGGCCACCGGTCGTGGCCGGTGCCGCGGTGCGGGCCGCGGTCCGCTCGCGCAGGGCGGTTGCGGCGGCGTCGAAGGCCGCCTGCTGGGTGGCATCCAGCTCCATGCGTCCCGCCAGCCGGGCGAGGTCTTCCACGGGTCCGCCGCCGCGTGTACCCGGCGTTGCCGTAGCGGACATCTGGTCGTCGGCCGGCTTGAAGCGCAGCGCCGCATTGGGCACCCGCAACACGTCGTCGCGCCGACTGACTTCGATCTCGGCGTTGGCAGTCATGCCCGGCAGCAGCCGCTGGTCGGGGTTTTCGACCGCGACCACCACCGGGTAGGTGATCACGTTGCTGGTGTTGGTTGCCGACAGGCGCACCTGTTGCACGGTGCCGCGGAACTGGCGGTCGGGGAACGCATCGACGCTGAAACCGACGTCCTGCCCGGGTTCGACCTGGCCGATGTCGGCCTCGTCGATCGCCAGCACGATCTCCATCTTCGACAGGTCTTCGGCGATCTGGAAGAGCACCGGCGCCTGCAGGCTGGCGGCGACGGTCTGGCCGGGCTCCACCGTGCGGGTCAGCACCACGCCGTCCACCGGCGAGCGGATCACGGTGCGGTCGAGGTTGAGCCGGGAGGTCCGGGTCGACGCGAGTTGCTGGGTGATCTGCGCGCGAGCGGCTTCCACCTGTGCGCGGGCCTGGTCGCGGGATGCGCGTGCGAGGTCGATGTCGCTGGTGGCCACCAGCTGGCGCGAACCCAGTTCGGCTTTCCGGGCGTAGTCGGCCTCGGCGTTGCGCAGAGACGCCTGCGCGGTCGCCAGGCCCGCCCGGGCCGCCGCGGCGGAGGCGTTGCCCTGGGCGATCTGTGCTTCGTAGGTGCTCGGGTCGATCCGCGCCAGCACCTGCCCCTGGCGCACCTGGTCGTTGAAGTCGGCGAGCACCTCGGTGACCTGGCCGGAGATCTGGCTGCCGACATCGACCGTGGAGATCGCCGCCAGTGTGCCGGTCGCCGAGATGCCGACCCGGATATCGCCGCGCTCGATCGGCGCGGTCCGGTAGCCACTGGCGCTCGGGCCGGCGTCGCGCTGGAACCAGGCCAGCGCCGCGAGCACGACCAGCACCGCGGCCACCGCGACGATAAGCAGGCGACGGCCGCGTGGGCGCGAACGGGAGGGCGAGGGGGTGGGTCGGGGTGTGCTCATCGGGTCCGCGCTACGGGAAGGTCGGACTGGCAACGCACTTGCGAGGGCGCGGTTGACGTCGCGGCGCAAGCGCCGAGGTGGGGTCGCGCCATCCATTCACCCGCCGCGCTGGCGAGGACCTACCCCTTGAAGCGGATGGTCGCGATCGTGCCCCGCCCGATCTCGCTTTGCAGGTGCAGCGGCCAGCCCATCCGGTCGCCGAGCCTGCGCGCGATGGACAGCCCCATGCCACTGCCGGACTCGCGGGCCGGGTCGCCCCGATAGAACGGGTCGAACGCACGCGAGAGCGTCTCCGGGTCCATCCCGATGCCGCTGTCGCGGACCTCGATCCGGTCCACTTCCAACCGTATTTCGATCTGCCCGTGGTCGGTGAAGTGGGCGGCGTTGCTGAGCAGGTTGCCGAGCATCACCGCGAGCACGTGCGGGGGCCCGAACAGCCGCGGCGAGCCGTTGTCGATGACCTCGATGGCGACCGGCTTGGAAGCCAGCAGCGGACGCACCCGCTCGACCTGGTCATCGACGATGTCGCGGACCTCGAACTCCGCGCTCTGCGGAGCGATGTCGGCCTCGCGCGCCAGTATCAGGAACGCGTCGATCACCGCCTCCATGTCGCGCCCGGCACGCTGCACGCGTGCAAGCGACCGCAGCGTCCGCGGCGAGGTGTCGGGATCGCCAAGCATCATGTCCGTCGCGACCCGGATGACCGTCAACGGCGTGCGCAACTCGTGGCTCGCATCGCGGGTGAAGTCGCGCTCGCGCTCGACGAAGTCGGCGACGCGCTCGGCCAGGCCCACCAGCGCGCGGGATAACCGGTGCACCTCGCTGCCCGCATCAGGCGGCAGCCGGCGCGGCTTGATCGCCTCGGTGTCGGGGTCGCGCGGATCCCACTTGGACACCTCGTCGGCCAGCCAGCTGACCGGCACCACCAGCCGCTTGGAGGTGCGGTAGGTCAGCCACGAGATCAGGTAGGTCGCCAGCAGCGAAAGCAGCAGCGAGACCAGCGCGGTGACCAGGATCGCCCGGTCGATGTGGCTGGCATCGAAGGTGAGGTAGAACGTCCCCTCCGGGCGGCGGTCGACCAGTACGTCGAGGTGGTCGGTCGAACCGAACAGCTGGCGCTGGTACATCCCCGGCGCGGACTCGCGCAGCTCGCGCGGCACGTGGCGATCGCCCGGCTGGCCGGGTACCACGTAACCGGTCATCCTCGACGTGCGGGGGAGCGGGTAGGTCGGGCTGGCCTCGCGGCCGGTCCAGAACAGGTCGGCCTCGCGCTGCATCCGCTCCACCACGATGCCGTGGCGCACGCCCATGCCCGCCAGCAGTACGCCAGCGGTGATCACGATGCTGCCCAGGATGGCCTGCAGGATGAAGGCCAGCTTGATCCTGCGCGGAAGACCCTGGGTCATGGAACGTGCACTGCCTTCACTCGGGCGGCTGTGAAATGTCCGCCACGCGGTAGCCGGCCGACTGCACGGTGTGCAGCAACTGCTTGTCGAAAGGCTTGTCGATGGTCTTGCGCAGGTTGTACAGATGGCTGCGCAGCGTGTCGGAATCCGGCAGGCCGTTGCCCCAGATCTCGCGCTCGATCTCCTGGCGGCTGACCACGCGCGGCGATTCGCGCATCAGGATGGTCAGCAGGCGCAGGCCGATCGGGGAAAGCTGCAGCTCGCTGCCGCCGCGGGTGACCCGCAGGCTGGCCGGGTCGAGCACCAGGTCCGCCACCTTGAGCACCTCGCCGCCGACCTGGCGACGCTCGCGACGGATCAGCGCGCGCAGGCGGGCCTCCAGTTCCTGGATCGCGAACGGTTTGGTCAGGTAGTCGTCGGCGCCGGCGGACAGGCCGGTCAGCTTTTCGTCGAGCGTGTCGCGCGCGGTCAGCATCAGCACCGGCGTGGACTTGCGCGCTTCCTCGCGCAGGCGCTTGCACACTTCCACGCCGTCCAGGCGCGGCAGCATGAGGTCGAGCACGATTACGTCGTAGCTGTTCTCGGCGGCCAGGCGGTAACCATCGAGACCATCGGCGGCGAAGTCGACCTCGAAGCCACGGCTCTCGAGGTACTCGCCCACCATTTCGGAAATGTTGCGATTGTCCTCCACGATGAGGACCAGACCACCATCACGCGTGCCCTGCATTGGGTTGCCTCCACCTTCAGTTTTGTGAAGGCTGCCGATCCGCAGGTAGACGCACCGTGAAGGCGTTGCTGAACGTCAACCGGGACGCCGCTCGCGCGCCTTCACGCGTTGCCAGACCGCTTCCTGTTGCTCCAGTGAGCGGGTCGACAGCGGCCGCTGTTCCTCTTCCGCCAGCGCTTCCATGGCGCGGAAACGCCGCTCGAACTTGCCGTTGGCGCGGCGCAGCGCGTTGCCGACATCCACGCCTGCGTGGCGCGCCAGGTTGGCCGCGACGAACAGCAGGTCGCCGATCTCGTCTTCGAGGCGATCGCGCGCGTCCGGATCACCGGCCGACAGCGCATCGAACTCAGACCGCACCTCGTCGATCTCCTCGTGCAGCTTGGCGATCACCGGCGCCGGACCGGGCCAGTCGAAGCCGACCCGTGCCGCGCGCTTCTGCAGCTTCACCGCACGCTGCCACTCCGGCAGGCCGCGCGAAATCCCGGCCAGCGCCGACGTGTCTTCCGCCCCCGCCGCTTCGCGCTCGCGGCGCTTGTGCTCCTCCCACGCCACGGTCTGCGCATCGGCATCAGCGACCGCCTCGTCGCCGAACACGTGCGGATGCCGGCGCACCATCTTGTCGCTGATCGCGGCCACCACGTCGTCGAAGTCGAACGCGCCCTGCTCCTGCGCCATGCGTGCATGGAAGACCACCTGCAGCAACAGGTCGCCGAGCTCGTCGCGCAGGTCGCCCAGGTCGTTGCGGTCGATCGCGTCGGCGACTTCGTACGCCTCCTCGATTGTGTACGGCGCAATCGTGGCGAAGGTCTGCTCCACGTCCCAGGGGCAGCCGGCCTCCGGGTCGCGCAGACGCACCATGATGTCGAGCAGGCGCCGGATGTCGCGGTCGGGCGCGGTCATGCGGTCACAGGCCGGCCCAGCGGCGCCACGGCAGCGCGGGGTCGCCGAGCGCGATGAACTCGCCGTTGAGCAGGCTGTCGCGCTGGTTGTAGCGGAACGGCCGCCCCTGCAGGTCGATCACGCAACCGCCGGCGCCTTCCAGCACGGCCTGCGCGGCGGCAGTGTCCCACTCGCTGGTCGGGCCGAAGCGCGGGTAGACGTCGATGTCGCCTTGGGCGATGGCGCAGAACTTGAGCGACGAGCCCAGCCCGACCGGCTCGGTCCGGCCCATGCGTTCGATGAAATCGTTGCTGCGCTGGTCGCGGTGCGAGCGGCTTGCGGCGACGCGCAGTGGCGCCGTCGGTGGTCGACGCGTCGACACCGGCCGGTCATCGCCATCGCCGTCGCGCCGGAACGCGCCCAGCGCCGCGCCGCCGTGCCACAGCGCTCCGGTGACCGGTGCCTGCACCACGCCGAACGTCGCCACGCCATCCTCGATCAGCGCAATGTTGACGGTGAACTCGCCGTTGCGCTTGACGAACTCCCGGGTGCCGTCAAGCGGGTCGACCAGCCAGAAGCGAGCCCACTCGCGGCGTTGCGCGGTGGTGATGCCTGCCGACTCCTCCGACAGCACCGGGATGCCGGGGTCCAGCCGTGCCAGGCCGTCGACGATGCAGTGATGCGCGGCAAGGTCGGCGGCGGTGAGCGGCGAGCGGTCGTCCTTGTGGCGGACCGCGAACTCGCTGTCGTAGACCTCGAGGATCCTGCCGGCGGCTTCGCGCGCGACCGCAATGGCGCCTTCGCGCAGTGTCACGTCGTTCGTCATTTGTTTCGCAACCACTCTCTTGCAATGAACAGCGCCGCGATGCTGCGGCCCTCGGAAAAATCCTCGCGCAGGATCAGCTGGTCGAGCGCGTCCAACCTCCACGGCACCGGCTCCAGCGGTTCTGGCTCGTCGCCTGGCAGCCGCTCGGGGTACAGGTCGCGTGCCAGCACGAGGTGGGTGACGTGGCTCATGTAGGTCGGCGCCAGCGTGAGTTCACGCAGCGCCAACAGCGAGCGCGCCCCATAACCGGCCTCTTCCTTGAGCTCGCGATCGGCCGCCTGCAGCGGCGTCTCGCCGGCATCGATGCGGCCTTTCACCAGCCCCAGTTCGTAGCGGTGGACGCCGGCGGCATACTCGCGCACCAGCAGCACCGTTTCCGCATCGAG
Protein-coding sequences here:
- a CDS encoding TerC family protein, with translation MLMDPEVWITLVTLSAIEIVLGIDNLVFISIAVSKLPPHRREVARKFGIAVACITRIALLLTLAWLAGLTSDLFQLFGQGISVRDLVLILGGAFLLVKGSMEIKDAIIGEAEAEDIHTRPVTSFWMVIAQIAVIDIVFSLDSVIAAVGMANQTWIMVCAILLAVAVMLLAATPLGKFIERNPTIKMLALAFIVLIGAYLVADGFGLHIPKGYIYGAMGFSAMVEMLNLWAKRRAALRRVGMDA
- a CDS encoding diacylglycerol kinase codes for the protein MADQVGHLPRGPARMLKAAKWSIQGLAAAWLHESSFRLEVYLFVLLAPLACWLGETPVERVLMIGSMLMVLSVELLNSSIEALIERYGPEFHELAGRAKDMGSAAVFVLMLNVLLTWGLLLVPRLL
- a CDS encoding VOC family protein codes for the protein MAVSTIPEGYHTVTPYLIVDDASAAIDFYQRAFGAHELFRLPMKDASGRDRVGHAEIRIGDCNLMLSDEWPDMQALGPTARGGTTVSFMVYGDDVDRAYQQALDAGATAERPVKDEFWGDRMGSVIDPYGHKWTLATHIEDVPPEEMEKRMKAWSEQQQGG
- a CDS encoding isoaspartyl peptidase/L-asparaginase family protein, with protein sequence MRSLLLLSLLAIAMNTHAQSADAPADPPQDAAQPKTALVIHGGAGYVARASLSAEDEAAARADLERALEAGHSILAAGGTALDAVQAAVVVLEESPRFNAGKGAVFNAQGGHELDASIMEGHTRRAGAVAGVTTVRSPITLARTVMEHSPHVMLAGDGAEAFADSRPEIERVPNDWFDTDRRRRALEQAQRQAAVGEAPHGQYFGTVGAVALDRHGHIAAATSTGGMTNKKWGRIGDSPVIGAGTWADARCGVSGTGWGEFYIRNAVAHDICARVAYRGDALVDAAEEVVNRVVTAAGGDGGAIALDVDGNIAMPFNSGTMYRAWIRPDGSRGVAIFED
- a CDS encoding ABC transporter permease, with the translated sequence MDFVEVLRTAIFALRGNWMRSALTSLGVIIGIAAVIVMVSVGQGTQSEIDKLVSGLGSNRLDIGSNAGRGPGGVRMSASSFYTITEDDAEAIREEIPEVQYVAATLRGSAQLVYAENNWSATWYGVQPDYFALESWSLDAGAEFDGGDYGGSSKSVILGETVRRSLFGDEDAIGQSIRVGRVPFTVVGVLAPKGQGGFGQDQDDVILVPLETARRRLMGAMALPPGAVQEIAVGVAKADDLGWVQGEIESLLRQRHDIKPGADDDFRVRNIAEIVATRTQTTRLMSLLLAAVATISLVVGGIGIMNIMLVSVTERIREIGLRMAVGAGPSDIRRQFLAEAMLISLIGGVLGIAIGVAGALLVGRFGSLPVVLNAQVVGLAAGFSIATGLFFGYYPARKASLLDPIEALRQQ
- a CDS encoding ABC transporter ATP-binding protein; its protein translation is MSAPDMADAVIETHGLAKVYAPGTEAEVVALHGVDLRIRRGEFVAIMGPSGSGKSTLMNLIGCLDTPTAGRYLCDGIDVATLDAEARAALRRDKIGFVFQGFNLLPRMTALENVLMPMGYANVPREERQQRGHEALAAVGLARRESHRPSELSGGQQQRVAIARALINQPPILLADEPTGALDSHTGEEILSLFKRLQSEGHTIVLITHDAEVAAHAGRTFVMRDGELHEQPPTTGAA
- a CDS encoding efflux RND transporter periplasmic adaptor subunit — protein: MSTPRPTPSPSRSRPRGRRLLIVAVAAVLVVLAALAWFQRDAGPSASGYRTAPIERGDIRVGISATGTLAAISTVDVGSQISGQVTEVLADFNDQVRQGQVLARIDPSTYEAQIAQGNASAAAARAGLATAQASLRNAEADYARKAELGSRQLVATSDIDLARASRDQARAQVEAARAQITQQLASTRTSRLNLDRTVIRSPVDGVVLTRTVEPGQTVAASLQAPVLFQIAEDLSKMEIVLAIDEADIGQVEPGQDVGFSVDAFPDRQFRGTVQQVRLSATNTSNVITYPVVVAVENPDQRLLPGMTANAEIEVSRRDDVLRVPNAALRFKPADDQMSATATPGTRGGGPVEDLARLAGRMELDATQQAAFDAAATALRERTAARTAAPATTGGPSMFGGRGGAGGNRDAPDGNAMRQRMQERLAQQFAAFRATLSETQQATWDRELAALAAARRAPLYLLVDGAPKLVTVRVGASDGSFTEVSGAVAEGDAAIVGTERPGAR
- a CDS encoding sensor histidine kinase, producing MTQGLPRRIKLAFILQAILGSIVITAGVLLAGMGVRHGIVVERMQREADLFWTGREASPTYPLPRTSRMTGYVVPGQPGDRHVPRELRESAPGMYQRQLFGSTDHLDVLVDRRPEGTFYLTFDASHIDRAILVTALVSLLLSLLATYLISWLTYRTSKRLVVPVSWLADEVSKWDPRDPDTEAIKPRRLPPDAGSEVHRLSRALVGLAERVADFVERERDFTRDASHELRTPLTVIRVATDMMLGDPDTSPRTLRSLARVQRAGRDMEAVIDAFLILAREADIAPQSAEFEVRDIVDDQVERVRPLLASKPVAIEVIDNGSPRLFGPPHVLAVMLGNLLSNAAHFTDHGQIEIRLEVDRIEVRDSGIGMDPETLSRAFDPFYRGDPARESGSGMGLSIARRLGDRMGWPLHLQSEIGRGTIATIRFKG
- a CDS encoding response regulator transcription factor, coding for MQGTRDGGLVLIVEDNRNISEMVGEYLESRGFEVDFAADGLDGYRLAAENSYDVIVLDLMLPRLDGVEVCKRLREEARKSTPVLMLTARDTLDEKLTGLSAGADDYLTKPFAIQELEARLRALIRRERRQVGGEVLKVADLVLDPASLRVTRGGSELQLSPIGLRLLTILMRESPRVVSRQEIEREIWGNGLPDSDTLRSHLYNLRKTIDKPFDKQLLHTVQSAGYRVADISQPPE
- the mazG gene encoding nucleoside triphosphate pyrophosphohydrolase translates to MTAPDRDIRRLLDIMVRLRDPEAGCPWDVEQTFATIAPYTIEEAYEVADAIDRNDLGDLRDELGDLLLQVVFHARMAQEQGAFDFDDVVAAISDKMVRRHPHVFGDEAVADADAQTVAWEEHKRREREAAGAEDTSALAGISRGLPEWQRAVKLQKRAARVGFDWPGPAPVIAKLHEEIDEVRSEFDALSAGDPDARDRLEDEIGDLLFVAANLARHAGVDVGNALRRANGKFERRFRAMEALAEEEQRPLSTRSLEQQEAVWQRVKARERRPG
- the cysQ gene encoding 3'(2'),5'-bisphosphate nucleotidase CysQ; protein product: MTNDVTLREGAIAVAREAAGRILEVYDSEFAVRHKDDRSPLTAADLAAHHCIVDGLARLDPGIPVLSEESAGITTAQRREWARFWLVDPLDGTREFVKRNGEFTVNIALIEDGVATFGVVQAPVTGALWHGGAALGAFRRDGDGDDRPVSTRRPPTAPLRVAASRSHRDQRSNDFIERMGRTEPVGLGSSLKFCAIAQGDIDVYPRFGPTSEWDTAAAQAVLEGAGGCVIDLQGRPFRYNQRDSLLNGEFIALGDPALPWRRWAGL
- the nudE gene encoding ADP compounds hydrolase NudE yields the protein MSRALPVIHRVVTEETGPYRVDHVDLEFSNGERRQFQRLHGRGHGAVVVVPMLDAETVLLVREYAAGVHRYELGLVKGRIDAGETPLQAADRELKEEAGYGARSLLALRELTLAPTYMSHVTHLVLARDLYPERLPGDEPEPLEPVPWRLDALDQLILREDFSEGRSIAALFIAREWLRNK